In the Paenibacillus sp. FSL R7-0337 genome, AGTTCACCGTAATTTGCGTGCTCCCTCCCGTCCTCATCCGGTCTACCGCATACCGCAGCAGGGTCTTGCCGATTCCGGTTCCCTTATAAGCATTCTTCACGAACAGCAGAGAGATATGCTGATGATTGCGCAGCTCTATGATTCCTGTAACCTCTTGCCCGCTAAGCGCGATGTAGATCTCGTGATCCTCCTGCATCCGCCTAATAATGGCGGCAAGCTCAATGTACCTGTAGAATT is a window encoding:
- a CDS encoding GNAT family N-acetyltransferase yields the protein MKGIRQLLPGEEKLITPLIREAFDIHIAANHSAQGVIEFYRYIELAAIIRRMQEDHEIYIALSGQEVTGIIELRNHQHISLLFVKNAYKGTGIGKTLLRYAVDRMRTGGSTQITVNSSPNSTGFYASQGFVSLGEEEEEHGIRSLSMKLDLKG